One genomic segment of Vibrio penaeicida includes these proteins:
- a CDS encoding cytochrome b/b6 domain-containing protein produces the protein MKIWDLPTRIYHWLQAVLFIALLESGFSGNGPHIQIGLVLFTLLMWRICWGVIGSTTSRFQQFLASPSTVVRYVKTGKSNQIGHNPAGGWMAFLMIFALLFQCLSGMAIAGQFDGLAFAENVLADDVFFVIESMHMICARLLPALIALHVGAIVFYKYKGISLTWAMVTGIQKHINTNVTVYFASNIRALVVLAIAISVTIAIVAFA, from the coding sequence ATGAAAATTTGGGATTTACCAACTCGTATTTACCACTGGCTACAAGCCGTATTATTTATTGCACTGTTAGAATCAGGTTTTTCAGGTAATGGACCACACATCCAAATAGGACTTGTACTTTTCACCTTGTTGATGTGGCGGATATGCTGGGGGGTAATAGGGAGCACAACCAGTCGTTTTCAACAGTTTTTGGCATCACCCAGTACTGTCGTTAGGTATGTTAAGACCGGAAAGTCGAACCAAATTGGACACAACCCAGCAGGCGGGTGGATGGCGTTCTTGATGATATTCGCGTTGTTATTTCAATGCTTATCTGGAATGGCAATCGCAGGGCAGTTTGATGGGTTAGCATTTGCCGAAAACGTTTTAGCAGACGATGTATTTTTCGTTATTGAAAGCATGCATATGATCTGTGCTAGGCTCCTTCCGGCTCTCATTGCTTTGCATGTTGGAGCAATCGTTTTTTATAAATACAAAGGTATATCATTGACTTGGGCAATGGTGACTGGCATTCAAAAACACATAAACACCAACGTAACCGTCTATTTTGCTTCGAATATTCGTGCCTTAGTGGTGCTAGCCATTGCAATTTCCGTTACCATTGCAATAGTTGCATTTGCATAA